A segment of the Bactrocera neohumeralis isolate Rockhampton chromosome 3, APGP_CSIRO_Bneo_wtdbg2-racon-allhic-juicebox.fasta_v2, whole genome shotgun sequence genome:
CAACCATAAATTGAAGTGCCGAACGCACTCAAATGTGTAATGAAGTATTCATATTTCATCCGTTGCCGCAAGCCGGCACAGAAACATGTTCCTATTGCGTTTGGTGAGTGCCGGATTGTCATTTGAAAGTAGAACACCTAAGTTTTTTGatcgatatttaaaaaacacagCAAAACTTTGTACGGTCGACCGAGTACATAGGCGGTATATACTTCTACACGTCCAGAGGTAATTCTGTTGCCTTCATGTTGGTCTGAAGATCCACCGCCAGTTCCAGCAAAAAGGACCATGTGCGATAGCCGATTTGATCTTCCACCTTAAACTAGATATTATAGAGACCaccaacaaatacatatgtataatgaaacTGGACACCACAAATCGTTGACGATCTTTGCAAGTAGTTTTTAAATGAGTCagagtaatttttaaattcaagtatcaatgtttctttctttattaattttaataaacaaaacaaatttatatttctacATTCAACCAGTCAACAGCTTTGCTAAGCACTTCAATCTCTAACGTGTATGTAGAGATTACGTCCGGTTGTCGATTCGAACTTAGTTGGTGACTGCACACTCATCAGCATACCAATACCGACGGACAGAGCAGTGAGAAGGATGGCAGTGATAAAAATACCAGATATAATGGCAGGTGATGTGAAGGCTTCACATGTCCAGGCATCCTTAAACCTGAAATCACCAACACGTGTGTCTTTATCATATTGCAATTGCACcctttttaatataattgcCTCCTTATCATTATGGAGTGATATTTTACCACATGAATACGATGAGGTTTGCGGTGCATATAGATCAGTTACGTAATATTGTGTTTCGttgtatttaaatgattttatctCAAAGTAACCATTGCTAAGTAGTACACTGAAGGTCAGCGATGCATTTGTGTTATTCGCTTGAAATTCAACTGTTAAAATGGGATCCACGCCGGACACGTTCATGCTCTGCAAATATATAGTTTCTACTTCATCTGCCGTTTGCGTCTGAAATTCcgtgaaataaaatgaaagctGATTGTGTTGGTGGAGGTGACCGATTGGTTCATCTGATTCGCCTTGGGTACCCAAGAACAAGTAGGCAACGTCTCCGCAGCCTGAGGCCTCCGTTATAGCTTTTATGACATCATCTGCAAAGCAAGTGCGCAGTATTTAGTACTAAATGTCCATTGAAAGACATCTAAAGTAAATAAGCTTCACAAGGATATTCcaacttttcaatttcaataaataataaaatagtttccttACCACAACTTCTCATTGGATTTTGCGCTCTGCTTAATACATCCAAAGAGATCGTATATAACGTCCCAACTCTACACGATAAAGGAGCATCCAAATTTCCTTCGTTGGTAGCCTTTAAATGTGCTGTGACATTTAGAGTTAAAAGAGCTTTTTCAGGTCTCTCAACATTAGCATAGAAGTATGCCTGTGTTTGTTGACTTAGATATGGGAAACAGCCTTCGCAACGGAAACTCTTTAAGGTTagctttaatatttgaataattttaaattggaattttGAATAACTTTTCTTTAATTAGCAGCTTACCTTTTTATATAGAAAGGCTGCGACCATCTTCGTCTCCAGTAATGGTTTTATTTCGTTAATGAATTCATGTTGACTTATTCTTGGAAACACAGATTTCGGTTGGCTAAGGCGAaaagtcgaaaatcaatatatctatatatacttataatatttgtaacgCAACTCACACTTCAGCATGCCAAATCAAAACGGGTCCACAATGTGCTGCGGTCACAAGCACAGAAAGTACAAGAATTCTAATGAAATGCTTCTGCATTTTGAATATTACGTCCGATAAAATTGAATTGTgttatgaaatttgtaaaattacatAAACGTTTTGACAATTAAATCAGTGCAAAACTGTCAACAATGCGAACCCAGTCGAACAATTTTGTGGAGTAAAATAGTTTGTGAGTCAAAAGTTACTCTTTTAATATTTGGATTTGAGTGAAATTCTAGAGAGCACAAGAAAAAGTGTTAATTCCTTTGAAATAAAGCTCTAATATccttcaaaaattcaaaaacttccctacaaaaacttgattttcgTAAGTCACTTATATTCTGTAGTgatacgatctgaacaatttctacggaAATTGCAACATTGTTATAGAGAGTAACTCAtgcaaatttggtgaagatatcccATCAAAGAAAAAgcatttccatacaagcacttcagtttttatggcagctatacgctatagcggtccgatatcagcggttccgacaaatgagtaggtTCTTGTGGAGAAAAGGACGTATCTTAAAAGCCGGACAGACGGGAAGACAGCCCTAAATGTCTAAATCGACTAAGTTCGTCATGCTAATCATATAcgaggtgcattccaaagtaaacaggacttaaaaaaaaacggacaaaattgtattttcggcaaaatcaaattattttattcaaaatagtctccttctgcttcaatacagctttttgcacgatccaaaagcatgtcgaacgagtgttttagttcgttggccggtatggccgccagtgtGCCAGCCTCTacaatgcatttttccgaaaaggaagaagtcgcacgatgccatatcaggtgaatacggggagtggttaatggttaaaatgtgatttttggtcaaataatcggtcacaagatgTCCTTTTAattttggattctgagcaatttttagtcgtcagtcaatttgtgcggaacaaaccgtgcacacacctttcgtaagctcaactgttcggtcaaaatgcgataaatcgatgttttggagatgttcaattccatttccatggatttaaatgatgatttcggctgatttttgatgaattcacgcacagtttcgatagaatttccggtgatcacggattttgattggcccacatgttgatcgtcatttatgtcctgacgacgttgaaaccactcgtgcactctgctacaggataggcaatcatcgccataaactttgtTCGaaactgacacttaaaacgcaataaattcacttccaatcgatggaatgttatgaaattctcactggacaatcgataaagatagcagattctaacgcaccagttcacttgtatatacattcacCTTGTTAGAGGGCgtagccacgcccactttttaaaaattttttgcccacTGGTGCGATTCCTTGTGCCAAAATATAGTTTTATAGCTCAATTAagttactcaagttacagcttgtacgggcGGACGGAAGGACGGTCAGATAGACagacaaccggatttcaaccGTTAggttaacaaaattataaaactctgtagcaacagcttgcaagagtataaaaagagtgAAAGTCAGTGAGTGACACTATTTTTCGATTCGAATCGATTGACCGGAGTTACATGGTAGGAAAAATAGGTATTTTTCCATCTGTAAGTAAACTTAGGATCTTACTTCGGAACATAAATATCTTTAAGATACCATATAGAGAGtaaaatatgaagaaattaGTATATTATGACAAACCTATGACTTGACatcgaaatgtatataaagggtGACTAAAGCAATGATGATTAATTCGATCTTATCGAAATAAAACTAAACTTTAATTGATCATAATCCGAAGATGATCTAAAGTTAAGGCTTTcctttaatgaatttttcaacCAACTTCTATCCTAAATACTCAGTGCTAAGTCTTCCTGATACATCGATTTCTATAGCATTGGCCTAATTCATACCAACGATTTCGAGATAAATTCTGTAagatattatatttacttatcgtttatacgagtatataagtACATCTCTCTCTTCTTTATTGTACGAAACTCTGAAGGTTAATTTCAAACAAAGGTACTAACCGATAAGAAAGATTGAGAGAAGGGGCAGCAGACAGGCATTAAGCGTGAAGAGCGAGCTGAGGAGAGCATCTCTTGAAAATTtagacataaatatttaagcatcTAAACCCATCAGATCTGGATTGCCTAATTGCCAAAAAGAATTATCAAATATCGTGTATATACTActttgatcaaattgaaaggtgaaatttgtccatttcatctccttcaaagtaatcccttcccgctgtaatacacttatgccaacgaattttccagtcctcggagtggtcatgtgaatttgctgaattacTAGAAGTTACATGAAGTAAATCCATACGCCtgatggttgcggcacgatattagttgaaaatgtggcaaaattatcacgaataaccaaagcagtatgagatggtgcattatcgaaCTTCCTTGTTCAACAAATTCAGAcaagtaaaaatcgaagaattcacttttagagcctcacaaaatgaagcgtatctcaaatactaatgagtatttcgatgtgaaatttagcaaagatgtcactaacagtactactaacttacagaaaaaaatataacgattcgaaaaccacgcgaagtataaattaaaaatgcacctttcaatttgatcacagagtTATATTATCATCAAAAACCAATAGTTTATGGACACAATGTtcgaatttaaaagttttggacTCGGAATAAATAGAGAAATGCTTGGAAATCTTCCCACACCCCATTTCAACACCCACACTTAGGAGAAATGATAATTTTGACGACTTTCTCCTCAAAAACGGGCGATTTGggacacatttttatttttctaaatttctgtgtaagtctaaatttaaaatttcttgaataaaaatatgctcCATGCGATTCtgcaaatttctgcatttttagATTTTCTCTACGACCAGTAGTTTAgaagttataagcatttttgtatTCGCTTGTATTCGGCGGCAACTTGCTGCATGCTTCTGGTCGCCTAGTAGAAATCTGAGATTTTGGCAccaaattgaatgcaatttttctgcAGCGAGGCGGATGCACCAAAAATTTGCGTGGGGCGTTGCATACGCAAAGGGGCCAAATTGGGAACCCGGAAGCGGGGCATACCCGCGGACCGGAAACCGGAACAAGTCACCGACCGGAAATGAAATAACGGTACCATACTTCCGGTCTGGCATCCAAACCGGAAGTTGCAAACCGGAAACGGATGTACCGGAAGTGGAAGTTGTGGACCGGAAGCGGACATCTGCTCGACCGGAAACATGTCCGTATCCGTTTACGGTTTGCGACTTCCGGGTTAGGCCCCAGACCGGAAGTGTGGTACCGTCATTTCATTTCCGCCCGGTGCTCAGTTCCGGTTTCCGGCCAGACATATCCGTTTCCGGTTTGCAACTTCCGGTTTGGATCCCAGACCGGAAGTGTGGTACCGTTATTTCATTTCCGGTCGGTGGCTTGTTCCGGTTTCCGGTCCGCGGGTATGCCCCGCTTCCGGGTTCCCAATTTGGCCCCTTTGCGTATGCAACGCCCCACGCAAATTTTTGGTGCATCCGCCTCGCTgcagaaaaattgcattcaatttggTGCCAAAATCTCAGATTTCTACTAGGCGACCAGAAGCATGCAGCAAGTAGCCGCCGAATACAAGCGAatacaaaaatgcttataacttcTAAACTACTGGTCGTAGAGAAAATctaaaaatgcagaaatttgcaGAATCGCGTGGAGCACATTTTCattcaagaaattttaaatttagacttacacagaaatttagaaaaataaaaatgtgtccCAAATCGCCCGTTTTTGAGGAGAAAGTCGTCAAAATTATCCTTTCTCCTAAGTGTGGGTGTTGAAATGGGGTGTGGGAAGATTTTCAAGCATTTCTCTATTTATTCCGAgtccaaaacttttaaattcgaACATTCCCCagaacacatatgtacatatattaagaaCATAGTATATGGgggcccgattcaacccatttttgacatacagacataccattataagagaaggattatcccttaatttcagttatatatgtgcatatgtactatatatcacaTAATCCTGCTGAGCTGGAAACAGGAGTTATGATTTCAGGCTTTACAAAGgactgtatatattatatagttgcCTCCTATTTTGAGGATAATGCAATAAATTACATCCTACCAAGCACGGGCAATTAGATATAactaatttcaaaactttagaTCAGTGGAACACAAATTGATATATTGTCATCAATCGAAAAAGTTTGATAGGAATAAGTTGCATAAGCCATTTGAGAGAGAGGTACATTGCAACAAAAGCGAAAGCTCGATCATAATGcttttcaaatcaaaaagcGAATTAAAGTAACTTCAGCTGATTTCCGGTTCGATTCCTTAGAGCAATTTGCAACAGTGTCAGTGCCAACTAGCTTCATACTCAACACGTTGCATTGTTTggcaatacatacacacacacgccgTTACGCTCCGAAGCAGTGAGAGCGACATTGCTTATCAAAAGCTGATAAACTGCATATACGCTGGGCTGCTTATCTGAAAACCGCCTGGCTCCGATAAGAAATGAAACCTGAGTGCGTAAGGTAGAATGACGGCGTATTCCACCTGTGCGAGAACCGCTGTATTAGTCATTTGCCTGCTTCGAATAACGACGAAAGTAcaataacgaaaataaaaacacaatttatACTGCtccaatattaataattaattgaaaaaatataattaagtgctttagcaataatttcatttgaatatttgcgtgtgtgtgtgtgtcagtttGTTTGAGATGTCTACTTTAGACTAAATACgatatcgaaaaaaatcaagTGTAAATGAACAGATTAGAAAAGTCATATTTGCCTCATGCTTTGTTTTATATCAGACCTTTAGTAGATGCCTTCAGAATGACGGCGGGTGCACGCAGTTCGGACTTATCGCAAATAGCCGTGAACGCCAATAATATACCAAACGGTTAGCATTTGAATGAGTGTTCAATACTGCATACATAAACTGTTATTGTGTTGTGAAATATGAAATGTTCATGTTTTTGGAGTTACCTTGTGTTTACGAGTGTGTAATCACCAATCTATGTTCTCTTCGCAGATAGTGTCGATTGTGGTGTAAAATTATGTGGCTGTTGTAATGGCCCCAGTTGCCTTAAATTGGCACGATTACGCATCTTTGTTGTAGTGTTGGCGTGTGCTGGTTCGATACAGGGTGCCTGTGAAACCTACTTTCGTATATCGGCAAAGGGAGCTGCACTTGAATATGAATATAATCCAATAATTGTCGGTAAGTCTTTTCATTTACTTTACCTTGACCTTCACATAAGAGTCCGATGGAagcttgaaatttcaaaaaacaaaaaaaaaaacactgtgATAAAAGATCAATTATGCCATCTTTAGGATGGAGTAAATTGttggatttaatttttttattttttttttaatcttttagcCCTAAATTGTAAAATATCTCAAGAACGTTGGGtctaaaattgaaaatcttaattttttgatttcggaCGATCCAGCACCTATTTATGAAGCTTTCATTTTCGAGAGACTCCAGAGTAACTGCTGCCATTGccatactttttaatatttttacagaaaaaatcgACAGAACATTTctcaaatattagaaaaatatgctttagctgttttattacaaaaattataaaaatgggCCTTATTTTACACGAATTTATCCTTTAAGGTAATTAATTGGTTaggaattttagttttttgttataaCCTCTCTAATCTTAACAATACGATACCAATTTAAATGTAATTGTGCGGGCTTAAGCTCTGTTCGAACTATTTttttgaacgtatgtatgtatatttacagttTTGACCATTATAAATTTGATATACAAAACGAAATTCCTCATATCAGTTAACGAACAGTTAATGGTGGCAAGCTGTTATCATATCTTTACAGTTAGTTCATTATCAATGAATGCAATCCAGTCATCGCTTCGTTTTGCGATCATATtattaaacatatatacatatgtacacaaacatatattgttgttgtgcacaTTTATAGGTATTTATAGGCAATTATAGGCGATGCGTAATCACGATACGGTACATAGGAACTAATGCACTTCCGCCACACCTTTTGCtaaaatattgacaaataaGTCGATAGTTATATAATCCAGTAACATAACCCAACAGATTGTGCGCTTCCGAAGCGCATAAAcccatttttcatcaaaaaaccAGCCACTTTATtctttttgctaatttatagcTTAACGCATTAACAGCCTTTTAAAATACTTCGTTCCATTGGACGCGCCAAGCTTTGCTCTTTCCAACGCCATCTCGTTCATCGAAATGGTGCACAATTGCAgaagttatataatattaataaaaatgtgtttgaTCCCTACTGGCTGCTTCTGGGTGCCTGGTAGATCGGCAGCAAATTTCccataaaatttgcatttttctcgGCCGCTGTTTGCCGAAAGCTACCAAAATTTAGCATGCAGCTGCCTGGTATTTCTGGGCGCCTAACAGCGAACCGGCGATTTGAAtactaaattgaatttttctcgGCCATTGGTGGACCGAACGGCAAACTTTTAAATGCAGGATTGTATAGGCCTAGGCTCAGAATGCGAACTattggaataaaaatttttccattacaCTACCTGGCTTATCTGGATGCCTGAGTAGACAATGACTTACCTACTTAATCGAATTTTTTCGAGTTATCGGTAGACCGgttggtaaaaatttaaatgcgcgcttggaaaatatgtatattttttctgctAAATTATCATTGAATGCTTTTCAGAGAAAGCTTTCCAAAAACAATTAGCTAGAAAGGAAGAAACCTAAGCTTAGCTCCTCTGTCAGAGGATAGGCAACTTTAACTACCTTCGcgttctactactggatagctAGGCCACACCTTTTGCCACAGTCTTTATAGCCAGTTGTCTTTTAAGAAATTAGGAAAGTAAACCGCCGAAGACggacttaaataaatataaattgagtTATTTTACTTTATCCATTTTTGCTTCCAGATTGGCTCATTGTTAGCAGTGGCATATTTCAAGCCTTATTTGCTTTGATATTTGCACATTGGGCGCTTAAGACCCATTCAATAAAATGGCTATCAGGCACAATTATTACACAGTCGCTCGTCTGCGTCATCGCTGTTATACCAGCCATAATAGGCTTGTaagtaaaaactaaaacataaaatcatTTCAAATCATGAATAACTATTGCTATACAATTAAATGTTTAGCTCCGACGGTGTGGTGGCACCCATCAGCAGCATAGCTACAAACCTCTGCAACATAACTCCATATCAGAAGAGCATACTCACCGTGCAACAAGCTCAGCTTAGCACGCTTATATTGCTTTTTGTGCTACAGTTCGCGCTTGGTTTTGCCAATTTGGCCTTCTACACAATCGGCACCACCTACTTGGATGACAATTCAGCTTCGATTGATAGTCCGGCTGTGATAGGGACCGCCTTGGCGGGACGCATATTAGGCCTACAAGTTGGCTCGTTTGTTGTGCTTGGTGTTGGCGCAACAACGCTTGGCTGGTGGTTGGGTTGGCTTATCTTAGCACCTTTAGTTTTGTTAAGCGGCATAGTACTGGGCTTATTTCCGAAACGTCTGCCGAAAACCGTTATACATCATGCAGCCCAACGCATTATTGAAGAGACGCAAACACGCACATTTGGCAGTCAATTCTCCACCTACATTGATGATGTCGGCTTTGGGCCCTCACTAAAACGTATATTCACCAATAAACTGCTCATGTGCAATCTCTTGGGCATTATGTTCATTTTCTCGGCTACTGTGAACTTTGAGTTGCAAGAG
Coding sequences within it:
- the LOC126752890 gene encoding V-type proton ATPase subunit S1-like → MQKHFIRILVLSVLVTAAHCGPVLIWHAEVQPKSVFPRISQHEFINEIKPLLETKMVAAFLYKKLTLKSFRCEGCFPYLSQQTQAYFYANVERPEKALLTLNVTAHLKATNEGNLDAPLSCRVGTLYTISLDVLSRAQNPMRSCDDVIKAITEASGCGDVAYLFLGTQGESDEPIGHLHQHNQLSFYFTEFQTQTADEVETIYLQSMNVSGVDPILTVEFQANNTNASLTFSVLLSNGYFEIKSFKYNETQYYVTDLYAPQTSSYSCGKISLHNDKEAIILKRVQLQYDKDTRVGDFRFKDAWTCEAFTSPAIISGIFITAILLTALSVGIGMLMSVQSPTKFESTTGRNLYIHVRD